A stretch of DNA from Leguminivora glycinivorella isolate SPB_JAAS2020 chromosome 12, LegGlyc_1.1, whole genome shotgun sequence:
TACTGGCTTTACAGACTTTACTACAACGAGCAAGTCGACGTACACATTGTCACCTTctgtaaaagtaaataaaaatttagACATAACAGAGAACAAAAAAATACTGATGAAAAGGTAACTAAACGTTCTAAttctaccgactgcgccatataATCGAACGAGCAAGCTAAGTCCTTACATTCGTTCTTAAATTGAGATGTTTTCACAACAGCGTGTCGTAATTGGCGTTGCAAGTTTGTTACACACTTACCTGGCAGTTTGAGCACTTCTCCAAGTCCGTAATAACCAGACGGCGGTTTAGACGGTATGTGGAGGAGCGGGAGAAACGACGCAAACGAGTCCCCGGTGTGGATACACACGTCGGATGTGCCCTCGTTTAGGACAAGTTCAAAAGGAGAAGTTACCTGGAATTGTATTGTATCATAATTTTTGAGAtatattttgaatgaaaaaacaTGTTGAATTAAAGGTACACTTACTAATGGTCTATACTCATCATTGCCGCTTTTAACGCAAATCTTCGGTTGGGAAATTTCAACTGAAAAATGTTTGGTTCTTTAGGAATAACTATGGCAAATATCCAAAAATATCTCAAAGTATGAATTTTTGAAACTTCATAAAAAATTTCAAGTATTGTAATTGCCCGCTGAACAAAAGTAGGTACTAAAGTTATAAAAGCAAACTTACCCACATCGCCAACAAGAAACCTTTCATAAAAAGTTAAGGCGAAATACTCGGAGCCCCAGACGTCGACATTAATGGTATCTACCTCTGAATCTCGCATGACAAAACCCATAACTCCTCTAGAATCCCCATTTTTCTTCTTGGATCCTACTGCACGCGGCTTCTTTTTAGCTATAATAATCCCTACTATTAGGGCACTCTTTAGGTTTATGTTTAGGTTATTCAAACGCACTCTTTGAACTCCTgacattttattctaaatatgtttttcacTGAGTTATCAATAACTTGTGAAACACTTCTTCCATTATTTCAATCGGACTGCCGCCATAAATAGTGGTTCGTACCGGACACGGATGTATATTTTGACGATGAAGAGCACTTCCGTTTAACCGGTTTTTTCGGTTGTCataaaaaacaattaagtcTTCTTTACACACACCGCAATCAAACTATGGAACCCCTGTTTAATATATACTGGCAACACTGAAGCTATTCCAGCTACTCattaaaacttttatttatGAACTTGTCTTCTAATTCCTTGTCTGAATGAAACTTACTTATATCGATTGATGACAAAATGTCAAGTGTCAACATTATAATCATGAAGTAAAAATCAAACAAAATCACTGAAAAAATTCACTTATCATAGATTTGAAATGAATTATTGATAAATACTAGTGCCTGTGTTAGCTCACGTCGCAATATCATTGTTCTCAGTGCTAACGATAATTTTCCGTTTCTATTTTCTCAATGTAACCTATGAGAAAGTGTCGGCGTAGTATAGAATAcctgttttaaatttaaaatattcttaGAATagctttttaataaattattacttaACGTTAGCGTGTTATAAATCTTCTCTATTTATTGTACGAATTTCCTAATGTTGGTTGTTTgagatgtatttttatttatacactTCAGTAACATATTGGTAAGTGTATATTATGGAAAGACACGTTTCCCAGTCGAGGAACAGGTCGATTTGGATATAGTGTaatgaattattttttatcGATAATGTGACTAACGccattaaaataacaaattttggTTCTAGATACAATAAAGTAGCAAGTTCGATAAAATGGAAGAATCAAGTTTCCTCCTTGATCCAGCTAAAGCAGATAATTTATATCCGGCACTATTCCAGTGCTTTACAATCATATTATGCGGGTAAGAAGATATCTACTGTTATTTGCTAAAAAATAAGTCATATTGAAAGGAAAATATCATATCATATGTTATGACAATAGAACTATAATTGAATTACCTTGTTAgtttcttaaatatttttgatttcaaatatatttttttattgtaggtatatAGCCGGCCGTCTAAATGTGGTGTCACAGACGGAATCAAAAGGGATTGCCACATTTGTGGGCACCTTTGCTCTTCCATCACTCATATTCTTGTCCCTGGCCAAAATGGACTTCAGTACAGTGAACTGGACATTCCTTATGGCTATTCTATTAGCCAAAGGAATTGTGTTCTTTGCAGTCATGATTGTCACCATCCTGGTGTCAAAACCAGTGAACCTTGGGAGAGCTGGTATATTTGCTATCTTTTGCACACAGAGCAATGATTTTGCCTTGGGATATCCAATAAGTAAGTGTTGAGGTTAATCAACTTCTATTCATGTAATTAGATATATTGCATCTTACAAAGAAGACTGTAGAGAATATTATCAATGGAAGTTTTTAAAAACTTGCCACAGCCAAATACAGTAACTTCCTCCTTCTTGGTAAAGAAGTCAACCAACTTCTTCCAACTAGTAAGTCAGTAAACCTAAGTTgctaaaaaatttaatattattaaaacatgCTCACCCTTAAGAAATTCCAAAGCTGAACTAGAAACTATTAGATAAAGtcaatattttttgtgttgttcaTTTCTAACACTAAATGTAAATTTCAGTTAGTGCAATCTATGAGAACTCACATAAAGAATATCCTCTCTTCCTATACTTGATGGCCCCAATATCGCTAGCAATACTAAACCCAGTGGCTTTTGTATTAATGGAGATCAAGAAACAACGAGACAATGCTCAAATAGTGACCACATCACCAGAAGGAGAGAGATCAAGTGAACTGTGCAAGTTCAAGTTGTTACGGCAAATAGTGAAAGGCATTGCTCTGAACCCGGTTTTGGTGATGACAGTTCTGGGTATTATTGGCAATATTGCCTTGAAACATCCTCTTTCACCATACATTGAAATGCTACTGCAAGTAagtgttatttgttttgttatttttatgtacAGTCAGAATCAATATTCaatatatatttaatcaagTGAATCAAATGTCAAGTATTTTGTTCACTCATATATTTCTGGatgtcaataggctagtttcctacacttaaaatgaaatattttataatatatattttatattataaaatatattattttataatatattttataatataaagcaccacataattaggagaaaaatattgacagtagttatatttaaatataatttctatttaatataaataataaactcctcagtatttcatagtaatttcgtattagcaaatcgttttgacagttcttaaaaagaaactgatttgactagtagtaAACTAacctattatacctacttataagatCTATCTATATTAACATGCATCAAGTAATGATACTTTTTTGAAATGTTTATGCAAGATTTGCAGGATCatcaataaacaattataatttcAGGTGTTTGGAGATTCTTTTTCAGCCAGTGCTCTATTTTTATTGGGGCTAAGAATGGTTGGCCAAATACACAGACTGAGAGGGCCAGCTCTGTTGCTGCCTTGTGTCCTAATAATGGTTAAACTGTGAGTCCAATATAGTTtatctcaaaaaaaaaacaacatttttttcctttgatgactgatattttaacattattttactagAAGATTCGTAAAGATGTGCTTACGGTCGATACGAAATAGATCAGTATGTTGGTACCAAATTGTCCTTTTGCCCTTTATTACTTGCTTACCATAAACATACTTTCACAGAtcattcatataaaaatacaagcaaatctcgtcCGTGCCGGCCGCTGTCACAAGTAGTCATCTTTCTGACTGGATCAAGTACATTATGCTCACATACCTTTTCAGGATTGTCCTCCCAGTAGTGATGAGAGAGAGCGTCAGCGCACTGAACGCAGGGGGTAACGAATCAGAGACATCCTCGTTGTCCACCTACGCATTCTTGTACGgaaccatacccactgcgcctGCTGTATTTGTCTTCTCTAATCTGTATCAACTTGAGGTTGATCTGGTAAGTAATcgacataaataaaaacaagtCTTGGATGAATTTTGATTTTGTCAAACAACGCGAAGCCGAATCCACGATTAGCTATTCCTACCGAGGCATACAAGATTGACATTGAACATTGTcactttttataattttaaccgTGCCTCAACCGAGGAAAACGCGTAGGGTTTCGCGACCGAAGCTGATGTCTACATTGGCCGTTTGCCGTCCGAGGAAATTGCCGATGCTGCTCGCTCTGAGTGGACCCGGCTAGTC
This window harbors:
- the LOC125232178 gene encoding meiosis-specific with OB domain-containing protein isoform X2, giving the protein MSGVQRVRLNNLNINLKSALIVGIIIAKKKPRAVGSKKKNGDSRGVMGFVMRDSEVDTINVDVWGSEYFALTFYERFLVGDVVEISQPKICVKSGNDEYRPLVTSPFELVLNEGTSDVCIHTGDSFASFLPLLHIPSKPPSGYYGLGEVLKLPEGDNVYVDLLVVVKSVKPVKSIKTKAGVDMTLRNVEIIDNTTPASIELVIFDIDTIQRAEDWRPLESVLFISDARVSWRGRVGVQVSMRTIVTHQPHTADAEALLLYVRNQANTRGGEAAAWAAWSGERAAAASAAQVRDRLAAAAPFCASLHALCTQLDLEDLVAQLN